A genomic region of Salinibacterium sp. NK8237 contains the following coding sequences:
- a CDS encoding Crp/Fnr family transcriptional regulator: MPIDNGSFSCLSEVDLFADLSPAEIEQMDRMAPSRSYAMGELVFSQSQPVTALFILKEGRIRIFRVTEDGKALTMAILEPGAVFGEMMMVGQRMYDNYAEAVDNVEICLLNTADVERYLLSDPRIAIRISRHLGEQVVRLEERLTDLALRPLQSRVCSTLLRLAEAAPISRFTHPTIRLSHDQLAGLLGATRESTSKAMSDLASRGIIRQGRARVVILDADALGQLARQSS; encoded by the coding sequence ATGCCAATCGACAACGGTTCATTTAGCTGCCTAAGCGAAGTTGACCTGTTCGCCGACCTGTCGCCTGCCGAGATCGAGCAGATGGACCGCATGGCGCCCTCGCGTTCGTATGCGATGGGCGAGTTGGTGTTCAGCCAGAGCCAGCCCGTCACCGCTCTTTTCATTTTGAAAGAGGGTCGCATCCGCATCTTCCGGGTCACCGAAGACGGCAAGGCCCTCACGATGGCGATCCTCGAGCCGGGCGCAGTCTTTGGCGAAATGATGATGGTCGGCCAGCGCATGTACGACAACTACGCCGAAGCGGTCGACAACGTCGAAATCTGTCTCCTCAATACTGCGGATGTCGAGCGGTACCTCCTCTCTGACCCGCGCATTGCGATTCGCATTTCGCGCCACCTCGGCGAGCAAGTCGTCCGGCTCGAAGAGCGTCTCACCGATCTTGCGCTTCGCCCGTTGCAGTCCCGCGTGTGCAGCACGCTGTTGCGCCTCGCCGAAGCAGCCCCCATTTCGCGCTTCACGCATCCGACAATCCGCCTCAGCCACGATCAGCTCGCTGGACTCCTCGGTGCGACCCGCGAATCCACAAGCAAGGCCATGTCTGATCTGGCCAGCCGCGGAATCATCCGGCAGGGCCGCGCCCGCGTCGTCATCCTCGACGCGGATGCCCTGGGCCAGCTCGCACGCCAGTCCAGCTAG
- a CDS encoding flavodoxin family protein, whose product MATETNANTVPADAPRYDGLKAVFINCTLKKSPEMSHTQGLMDSSIQLMRSAGVHVDNVRFIDHDIAIGVYPDMREHGWEKDAWMDEVWPLIEAADILVIGGPIWLGDNSSVTRMLIERLYAMSGEFNDKGQYVFYGKVGGALFTGNEDGMKHSAMSVLYSLQHIGYVIPPAADAGWLGEIGPGPSYLDEGSGGLENDFTNRNTTFMSWNLMHLASILKNAGGIPAYGNTRKAWNDGEHFGFEANPEYR is encoded by the coding sequence ATGGCTACCGAAACTAACGCGAACACCGTTCCTGCAGACGCCCCCCGCTACGACGGGCTCAAGGCCGTCTTCATCAACTGCACGCTCAAGAAGAGCCCCGAGATGAGCCACACCCAGGGGCTCATGGATTCCAGCATCCAGCTGATGCGCAGTGCCGGAGTGCACGTCGACAACGTGCGTTTCATCGACCACGACATCGCCATCGGCGTCTATCCAGACATGCGCGAGCACGGCTGGGAGAAGGATGCCTGGATGGACGAAGTCTGGCCCCTCATCGAAGCGGCCGACATCCTCGTCATCGGCGGACCGATCTGGCTGGGCGACAACTCCTCTGTCACGCGGATGCTCATCGAGCGTCTCTATGCGATGAGTGGCGAGTTCAACGACAAGGGCCAGTACGTCTTCTATGGCAAGGTCGGCGGCGCGCTCTTCACCGGAAACGAGGATGGCATGAAGCACTCCGCCATGTCGGTGCTCTATAGCCTTCAGCACATTGGCTACGTCATCCCTCCCGCAGCGGATGCTGGCTGGCTTGGCGAAATCGGCCCCGGCCCCAGCTACCTCGACGAGGGCTCAGGCGGTCTCGAGAACGACTTCACTAACCGCAACACGACCTTCATGTCGTGGAACCTCATGCACCTGGCCTCGATTCTCAAGAACGCCGGCGGTATCCCCGCCTACGGAAACACCCGCAAGGCGTGGAACGACGGCGAGCACTTCGGCTTCGAAGCCAACCCCGAATACCGCTAG
- a CDS encoding NAD(P)/FAD-dependent oxidoreductase: protein MPAQWDLIVIGSGSAGIVASKTAARFGARVLMVERHRLGGDCLWTGCVPSKSLIATAHAAHVMRTSERFGITADNVTIDFARAMGHVKDAIATIEPHDSAEAFAEFGIEVIHGDAHFTGRHSLEIDGTRHTFVQAVIATGTEPRLPKFAGTDSIEMLTSDSIWELDELPPRLVVLGGGAIASELGQAMARLGSAVTIVNRRDRILPTEDERSSSILQATFDGDGITVFNGRSATEVISTDGLAGELVLDDGTRVPFDRLLAAIGRSTRVGTLAPEAADVNITAEGFIDVDASLRSSNPQIWSAGDAAGLPKFSHIAGVSGSIAGTNAALGLRRKFNDQLVPRVTFTSPEIAAVGITAADAVPGKHRVYTGEHLSTDRAIAEGEEEGFAQIVVDTRGRVLGGTIVGPRAGESLGELTLAVSAKLSTSALASATHAYPTFSDALWNAAIADVQYRLKSGVVKSAIQLLARVRRATLGKPKD from the coding sequence ATGCCCGCTCAGTGGGATCTCATCGTCATCGGCTCCGGCAGCGCCGGAATTGTCGCCAGCAAGACCGCCGCCCGGTTTGGTGCACGGGTGTTGATGGTCGAACGCCACCGTCTCGGTGGGGATTGCCTCTGGACCGGCTGCGTTCCCTCGAAATCACTGATCGCTACAGCGCATGCCGCTCACGTCATGCGAACCTCCGAGCGCTTCGGCATCACCGCCGACAACGTAACAATCGACTTTGCGCGGGCGATGGGGCACGTCAAGGATGCGATTGCCACGATCGAGCCGCACGATTCCGCCGAGGCTTTTGCCGAGTTCGGCATCGAGGTCATCCACGGGGATGCTCACTTCACTGGTCGCCACTCGCTAGAAATCGATGGCACTCGCCACACGTTCGTGCAGGCCGTGATCGCGACAGGGACCGAACCGCGTCTCCCCAAGTTCGCCGGCACCGACAGCATCGAGATGCTCACGAGCGACAGCATTTGGGAACTCGACGAACTACCACCGCGCCTCGTCGTGCTGGGCGGCGGTGCGATCGCAAGTGAACTCGGCCAAGCAATGGCCCGACTGGGTTCCGCCGTGACGATTGTGAACCGCCGCGACCGCATCCTTCCCACTGAGGATGAGCGTTCCAGCAGCATCCTGCAGGCGACGTTCGACGGCGACGGCATCACCGTGTTCAACGGTCGCTCTGCCACCGAGGTCATCTCGACCGACGGACTGGCCGGAGAGCTCGTGCTCGATGACGGCACCCGTGTGCCCTTCGACCGCCTGCTGGCCGCGATCGGGCGCTCAACCCGCGTGGGGACTCTCGCCCCCGAGGCCGCTGACGTAAACATCACGGCCGAGGGATTCATCGATGTCGATGCCTCGCTGCGCAGCTCCAACCCGCAGATCTGGTCGGCCGGCGACGCCGCCGGGTTGCCAAAGTTTAGCCACATCGCCGGAGTAAGCGGCAGCATTGCAGGCACCAACGCGGCCCTGGGCCTACGCCGCAAGTTCAATGACCAGCTTGTGCCCCGCGTCACGTTCACCTCGCCCGAAATCGCAGCCGTCGGCATCACCGCGGCGGATGCCGTGCCCGGCAAGCACCGCGTTTATACCGGCGAACACCTCTCAACGGACCGCGCCATTGCCGAAGGTGAAGAAGAGGGTTTCGCGCAGATCGTCGTCGACACTCGCGGCCGGGTACTTGGCGGCACAATCGTCGGACCGCGCGCGGGGGAAAGCCTCGGAGAGCTCACACTTGCCGTCAGCGCGAAACTCTCCACGAGCGCGCTCGCCTCGGCGACCCACGCCTACCCGACCTTCAGCGATGCCCTCTGGAATGCGGCCATTGCTGACGTTCAATACCGCTTGAAGAGCGGCGTCGTGAAGTCAGCTATCCAACTGTTGGCTCGGGTTCGCCGGGCGACGTTGGGAAAGCCGAAGGACTAG
- a CDS encoding CDP-alcohol phosphatidyltransferase family protein: MLDAQLRRAVSRPLNGMASALDVPWITPDRITIAGLVVGLSSAALAATQWWSLALIAWLLSRVLDGLDGTLARRRLAAASVSGRDGVNASSSAAASQAGGFLDIVADFVVYGATVLGVAIGATTAFGAPWWPFLLVMFSYYLNGAAFLAFSSIAERTGRTVSDEDNRSLFFLGRIAEGGETVFTHALWLIVPFFAWQIAIVWSIIVFVSATQRMIVGYRLLR; this comes from the coding sequence GTGCTGGATGCCCAACTGCGTCGAGCGGTCAGTCGACCGCTCAACGGCATGGCATCCGCCCTCGACGTGCCTTGGATCACGCCCGACCGCATCACGATCGCCGGGCTCGTCGTCGGCCTGAGTAGTGCGGCGCTCGCCGCAACGCAATGGTGGAGCCTCGCGCTCATCGCGTGGCTGCTGTCGCGAGTGCTGGATGGGCTCGACGGAACTCTTGCTCGACGGCGGCTCGCTGCGGCATCCGTTTCGGGTCGGGATGGCGTGAATGCCTCGAGCTCCGCTGCTGCGAGCCAAGCGGGCGGCTTTCTCGACATCGTCGCCGACTTTGTGGTCTACGGCGCGACGGTCCTTGGTGTTGCGATCGGTGCGACCACCGCATTCGGGGCGCCCTGGTGGCCGTTCTTGCTCGTCATGTTCAGCTACTACCTCAACGGTGCCGCGTTTCTCGCGTTCTCCTCGATCGCTGAACGCACCGGCCGAACGGTCTCAGACGAAGACAACCGTTCCCTGTTCTTCCTCGGTCGTATTGCCGAAGGCGGCGAGACGGTATTCACTCACGCGCTCTGGCTGATCGTGCCGTTCTTCGCATGGCAGATCGCGATTGTGTGGAGCATCATCGTGTTCGTCAGCGCCACCCAGCGGATGATCGTCGGCTACCGCCTGCTGCGCTAG
- a CDS encoding TVP38/TMEM64 family protein, whose translation MKNKRASALWKAGAFVVFLVAIVIVAFTVEIPSVEEIQAAAEGTGVLGALIFILIYAVLTLTPAPKAVISIAAGLAWGLWIGTLLVLVGAVIGAALSFWIGRLLGREAVEQYTGGKVRAVDEMLQKRGLLSMIALRLIPLIPFTVINYAAGLTAVRVRDYMIGTTVGIIPGTMAFVAVGAYGAELNTGFFIALGALGVLTIGGGIVAARLRKKDAVAAAAAGDEDAAKELDAEND comes from the coding sequence ATGAAAAATAAACGCGCCTCAGCGCTCTGGAAAGCTGGCGCGTTCGTCGTGTTCCTCGTGGCCATTGTCATTGTGGCGTTCACGGTAGAGATTCCGAGCGTTGAAGAGATTCAAGCGGCAGCAGAAGGCACCGGCGTGCTGGGGGCCCTGATCTTCATTCTCATTTATGCGGTGCTCACCCTTACGCCAGCGCCGAAAGCCGTGATCAGCATTGCCGCAGGGCTCGCGTGGGGATTGTGGATCGGCACCTTACTCGTGCTCGTGGGCGCCGTTATCGGGGCAGCCCTCTCCTTCTGGATTGGCCGCCTGCTTGGCCGCGAAGCTGTTGAGCAGTACACGGGCGGCAAGGTTCGCGCCGTTGACGAGATGCTACAGAAACGGGGCTTGCTCTCCATGATTGCGTTGCGACTCATCCCCCTCATCCCCTTCACCGTCATCAACTACGCGGCCGGCCTCACCGCGGTGCGCGTGCGCGACTACATGATCGGCACGACCGTCGGCATCATCCCCGGCACCATGGCGTTCGTCGCGGTCGGCGCCTATGGCGCTGAACTCAACACCGGGTTCTTCATCGCACTCGGAGCACTCGGCGTTCTCACGATCGGTGGCGGGATCGTTGCCGCGCGACTGCGCAAGAAAGACGCTGTCGCCGCAGCGGCCGCCGGTGACGAGGATGCCGCCAAAGAACTCGACGCGGAGAACGACTAG
- a CDS encoding ABC transporter substrate-binding protein: MQIWLPFRRAASPTTARRRVLPALATAAVTALALSACSAPTTTPRGPEFFDWADVQIAAEGQTVKLWMWGGDDQGNAYVDDVLAPAAAVQGVTLERVPIADTKDALNRVFTELQAGRNTDGAVDLVWINGDNFRTGKQADAWFCEWTDLLPNMTLVSDSDPLLTEDFGTPVDGCEAPWHKAQFSFVYNEATVPNPPTTIEGILDWAEDNPGRFTYPAAPDFTGSAFLREVLYSVSGGYENVPSVYSDDAFAELSPALYERLDQLAPSLWREGSTYPATSEQLTKLFADGEIDLMMTYGPATLTALVENGTLPETTRVLTVEDGTLGNASFFGIPSNSGNIAGAMVVANEALSVEQQVAKADPAVWGQFTVLDLDVLSADDRALFDALPQSPVVPSFDILSQNANPELSAEWVPALDDGWRTTIAAR; the protein is encoded by the coding sequence GTGCAGATCTGGCTACCGTTTCGTCGTGCGGCTTCCCCCACCACTGCCCGCCGCCGCGTCCTTCCCGCGCTTGCTACGGCAGCAGTGACCGCGTTGGCCCTGAGCGCGTGCTCGGCACCAACGACCACTCCTCGCGGCCCTGAGTTCTTCGACTGGGCTGACGTGCAGATCGCTGCCGAAGGCCAAACAGTGAAACTGTGGATGTGGGGCGGCGACGATCAGGGAAACGCGTACGTCGACGATGTACTAGCTCCGGCTGCGGCGGTGCAGGGCGTCACTCTTGAACGTGTTCCGATTGCCGACACCAAGGATGCGCTCAACCGTGTCTTCACTGAGCTGCAGGCTGGCCGTAATACGGATGGCGCTGTTGATCTCGTCTGGATCAATGGCGACAACTTCCGCACTGGCAAGCAGGCTGATGCTTGGTTCTGCGAGTGGACAGACCTGCTGCCCAACATGACCTTGGTCTCCGACTCTGACCCACTGCTCACCGAAGACTTCGGCACTCCTGTGGATGGCTGCGAGGCTCCCTGGCACAAGGCACAGTTCTCGTTCGTCTACAACGAGGCCACGGTGCCGAACCCTCCGACGACCATCGAGGGCATCCTCGACTGGGCCGAAGATAACCCCGGTCGCTTCACCTACCCGGCTGCTCCCGATTTCACGGGATCCGCTTTCTTGCGCGAGGTGCTCTACAGCGTCTCGGGTGGCTACGAGAATGTTCCTTCGGTCTACAGCGATGACGCTTTCGCCGAACTTTCCCCCGCCCTCTACGAGAGACTCGACCAGCTCGCGCCGTCACTGTGGCGCGAAGGCAGTACGTATCCCGCAACCTCGGAACAACTGACGAAGCTGTTTGCCGATGGCGAGATCGACTTGATGATGACGTATGGTCCCGCCACGCTCACCGCACTCGTGGAGAACGGCACGCTCCCCGAGACCACACGAGTGCTCACTGTGGAGGACGGAACGCTGGGCAATGCCAGCTTCTTCGGCATCCCGAGCAACTCCGGCAACATTGCTGGAGCCATGGTCGTCGCGAATGAAGCCCTCTCGGTTGAGCAGCAGGTCGCCAAGGCCGACCCTGCCGTGTGGGGCCAGTTCACGGTGCTGGATTTGGATGTGCTTTCCGCCGATGATCGCGCCCTGTTTGATGCCCTGCCGCAGTCGCCTGTTGTGCCAAGCTTCGACATCCTCTCGCAGAATGCCAACCCCGAACTCTCGGCCGAATGGGTTCCTGCACTCGATGACGGTTGGCGCACTACGATCGCTGCTCGTTGA
- a CDS encoding ABC transporter permease subunit, whose protein sequence is MQSRPRRHGMRATLLVLPAIIPVAIVVIGGIGTTVVQSLGLMPLVGAPALSTDAFGSADDLLGSALLSLGIAVVSTAIAAVVGFFTAVLIISGNWGGRIVGALSAAAVTVPHLVGAASVGLLLSDSGVLARILGIPPESWPALVAGPTWFAVIAEYAWKESAFVALIIVGTLATRITSYDETAAVLGAHRGARLRFVVLPLAAPSLLVASAIAFAYTLGSYEVAWLLGKTYPEPLSVMALRLFNSASLTARPEAAAVAVITLLLTAAIVGVAMLGLRRMRAWQ, encoded by the coding sequence GTGCAGAGTCGGCCGCGACGCCACGGGATGCGTGCCACGCTTCTCGTGCTCCCGGCGATCATCCCGGTCGCAATTGTGGTGATCGGCGGCATCGGCACCACGGTGGTGCAAAGTCTCGGGCTCATGCCACTTGTTGGCGCGCCAGCCCTCAGCACGGACGCGTTCGGCAGCGCGGACGACCTGCTCGGCTCCGCGCTGCTTTCTCTGGGGATCGCCGTCGTGTCAACCGCGATCGCTGCCGTAGTCGGGTTCTTCACCGCCGTACTCATCATCTCGGGCAACTGGGGTGGCCGCATCGTGGGCGCCCTCAGCGCTGCGGCCGTCACCGTGCCCCACCTCGTCGGAGCTGCGAGCGTCGGCCTTCTGCTCTCCGACTCTGGCGTGCTCGCCCGTATTCTCGGCATCCCGCCAGAATCGTGGCCCGCGCTCGTCGCCGGCCCCACTTGGTTTGCCGTGATCGCTGAGTACGCGTGGAAAGAATCCGCCTTCGTCGCGCTCATCATTGTCGGCACCCTCGCCACCCGCATCACGTCCTACGACGAAACTGCCGCTGTGCTCGGCGCTCACCGCGGAGCCCGGCTGCGCTTCGTCGTTTTGCCACTGGCCGCCCCGTCTCTTCTCGTGGCATCCGCTATCGCTTTCGCTTACACGCTCGGTTCGTATGAGGTCGCGTGGCTGCTAGGCAAGACCTACCCCGAGCCGCTCTCGGTCATGGCGCTGCGGTTATTCAACTCGGCAAGCCTCACCGCTCGGCCCGAGGCTGCCGCCGTTGCCGTGATTACTCTGCTTCTCACGGCGGCGATCGTGGGCGTCGCCATGCTCGGTCTCCGACGGATGCGAGCGTGGCAATGA
- a CDS encoding ABC transporter permease — MSAGTTSVNLDKPVAHPPRRMPGDHGSPLTQSRGVARVLRILSTALIALWFALPFLPLVLWSFANQWMHPAAFPMEAGTDGLTAALANGGGLAFIHSLLLSLVVAAIATPLGAMAARALSRGHVRFGKAITVLLFSPVLLPPFAAVLGLNVLLLRAWVPPAIGVVLVLVAVAIPYTTFSMRAAYSAYDNGFDDAARTLGASSRLTLWRIHLPLIAPALARSAFLAFLVGWSDYLITLVVGGGHMITLPLIIASSASGVGNESSVAVLSLSAVIPPLILLGFIARTRNLDPGKQR; from the coding sequence ATGAGCGCCGGAACCACGAGCGTCAACCTCGATAAGCCGGTCGCGCACCCACCCCGGCGGATGCCCGGGGACCACGGCAGCCCGCTGACTCAGTCTCGCGGCGTTGCCCGTGTGCTGCGCATCCTCTCGACCGCGCTCATCGCGCTGTGGTTTGCACTGCCGTTTTTACCCCTCGTGCTGTGGTCGTTTGCGAACCAATGGATGCACCCCGCCGCGTTCCCGATGGAAGCCGGCACCGACGGCCTCACCGCCGCTCTCGCCAACGGCGGCGGGCTCGCCTTCATCCACTCGCTGCTGCTGTCGCTTGTGGTGGCCGCGATCGCGACCCCGCTCGGAGCAATGGCCGCCCGCGCACTCTCGCGCGGTCACGTTCGCTTCGGTAAGGCGATTACCGTTCTTCTCTTCTCCCCCGTGCTGCTTCCGCCCTTCGCTGCAGTGCTTGGCCTCAATGTGCTGCTGCTGCGCGCGTGGGTGCCGCCGGCCATTGGTGTGGTTCTCGTGCTCGTTGCGGTGGCGATTCCGTACACAACGTTCTCGATGCGCGCCGCCTATTCCGCCTACGACAATGGCTTCGATGACGCTGCCCGCACGCTCGGGGCGAGCTCACGGCTGACGCTGTGGCGCATTCACCTCCCCCTGATCGCTCCGGCGTTGGCACGCTCTGCTTTCTTGGCGTTCTTGGTCGGCTGGAGCGATTACCTCATCACGCTCGTGGTGGGAGGCGGCCATATGATCACACTGCCACTCATCATCGCGTCAAGCGCATCCGGTGTCGGCAACGAATCAAGCGTGGCGGTGTTGTCGCTCTCCGCGGTCATTCCACCCCTCATCCTGTTGGGCTTCATTGCTCGCACCCGCAATCTCGACCCAGGGAAGCAACGATGA
- a CDS encoding ABC transporter ATP-binding protein: MTTHTQTTNVETSAITLTGITKSYSAASPAALREVNLDILPGTSTAIVGPSGSGKSTILRIIAGLEDADGGQVRLSGRDVTALLPEQRGISMVFQRPLLFPHLTVLDNVAFADRAAGLSRGQARERAREHLELVQMGAFASRSPHSLSGGQQQRIAVARALAAKPSVLLLDEPFSALDPGLKDEMHAMIASIREAVNPTILFVTHDRDEASAMAERIVVLENGQLLQHDTVDNVFHRPASLAVARLLGGKNAFAGEVRNGVHHSAIGAVAISSTVESGPATLVFRQEAVSASARVPDNRTDASPPVTRDSDATACQSRGPRELHGVVTSAIQRGPRRELLVRVGDAEIRTEAAPGTLLSAGDSVTVSLPCEALWTVPS; the protein is encoded by the coding sequence ATGACCACTCACACCCAGACCACTAACGTGGAGACCTCTGCGATCACCCTCACGGGCATCACGAAGAGTTATTCGGCCGCCTCTCCTGCCGCGCTGCGCGAGGTGAACCTCGATATTTTGCCGGGCACGAGCACCGCGATTGTGGGGCCGAGCGGTTCGGGCAAGAGCACGATTCTGCGCATCATTGCCGGTCTTGAGGATGCCGATGGTGGCCAAGTGCGCCTCAGCGGTCGGGATGTCACAGCGCTTCTGCCGGAGCAGCGCGGTATCTCGATGGTGTTCCAGCGCCCGCTGCTGTTTCCGCATTTGACGGTGCTCGACAATGTCGCGTTTGCCGATCGCGCGGCAGGACTCAGCCGTGGGCAGGCTCGGGAGCGCGCCCGCGAGCACCTAGAGCTGGTGCAGATGGGGGCATTCGCATCCCGCTCGCCACACTCGCTTTCGGGCGGCCAGCAGCAGAGAATCGCTGTGGCGCGCGCTCTCGCCGCAAAGCCTTCCGTACTACTGCTCGACGAACCGTTCAGCGCCCTCGATCCCGGGCTGAAAGATGAGATGCACGCGATGATTGCGAGCATTCGGGAGGCCGTGAATCCGACCATTCTCTTCGTCACCCATGACCGTGATGAGGCGAGCGCGATGGCCGAACGGATCGTTGTCCTTGAGAACGGTCAGTTGCTGCAACACGACACCGTCGACAACGTTTTTCACCGGCCGGCATCGCTCGCGGTTGCTCGACTTCTTGGCGGCAAGAATGCGTTCGCCGGGGAGGTCAGGAACGGGGTGCATCATTCCGCGATCGGCGCCGTCGCCATCAGTTCCACGGTTGAATCGGGCCCCGCAACGCTCGTCTTCCGCCAGGAAGCGGTCTCCGCTTCAGCGCGCGTCCCCGATAACAGAACGGATGCTTCGCCACCTGTCACTCGCGATTCAGATGCCACCGCGTGCCAGAGTCGGGGCCCGCGCGAGCTGCACGGCGTCGTCACCTCTGCCATTCAGCGCGGCCCGCGTCGCGAGCTTCTCGTTCGAGTCGGAGACGCCGAGATCCGCACCGAGGCAGCCCCCGG